Proteins found in one bacterium genomic segment:
- a CDS encoding integrase core domain-containing protein, which produces ETYNNVRPHQALGYLTPNEYIRRWKAAQPATRS; this is translated from the coding sequence AGGAGACCTATAACAACGTCCGGCCGCACCAGGCGCTCGGCTACCTGACTCCGAACGAGTACATCCGCCGCTGGAAGGCGGCGCAGCCTGCCACACGCTCATGA